In Scleropages formosus chromosome 18, fSclFor1.1, whole genome shotgun sequence, one DNA window encodes the following:
- the sbk3 gene encoding putative serine/threonine-protein kinase SBK3 → MAEQKLEELCYLTAQSLTLLKTSDHFRVVKLLGEGSYGRVMLAVHKKRGTPMALKFFPRGSTSLLSFLREYNLSLSFCTHPSLSRALGIFFCTPSHYVFAQQAGLYGDLFDVIVPEVGMEEDRVQSIVSQLSGAISHLHTLGFVHRDIKPENIFLCDQACRWVKLGDFGLTRAQGTRTRAVWYQSPFCVPEMEVAKKRKAELKDQGGTKGVGKEGETKEDIWIAVEPSIDSWALGILIYCMLTGCFPWNESTADDLDYKKFKEWFDQEADKEAQKSNNREVGRKETEHRGNRGGTLSLEVKSRHSETGEGSGADAVSPYFSVFSPLALSLFKELLNPDPDVRARAEEVPGYLGMPWLVKTEKEEKRRAEEAEAEAKRVREAGCIGEKKEREDRGER, encoded by the exons ATGGCAgagcagaagctggaggagctgtgCTATCTGACTGCCCAGTCCTTGACGTTGCTGAAGACGTCAGACCACTTCCGTGTGGTTAAGCTCCTGGGAGAGGGTTCATATGGAAGGGTTATGCTTGCAGTTCACAAGAAGAGAG GCACCCCCATGGCTCTGAAATTCTTTCCCCGTGGGTCCACTTCCCTCCTTTCCTTCTTGCGGGAGTACAATCTGTCCCTCTCCTTCTGCACCCACCCCTCACTGTCCAGAGCCCTGGGTATCTTCTTCTGCACTCCCTCACACTATGTCTTCGCCCAACAGGCTGGCCTGTACGGAGACCTGTTTGACGTCATCGTCCCAGAG GTTGGTATGGAGGAAGATCGTGTACAAAGCATTGTGTCTCAGCTAAGCGGTGCCATCAGTCACCTTCACACCCTGGGTTTTGTCCATCGGGACATCAAACCGGAGAACATTTTCCTGTGCGACCAGGCCTGCCGATGGGTCAAGCTCGGTGACTTTGGTCTCACCCGTGCCCAGGGAACCCGGACCCGGGCCGTGTGGTACCAGTCTCCCTTCTGCGTGCCTGAGATGGAGGTGGCCAAAAAGAGGAAGGCTGAATTAAAAGACCAGGGTGGCACGAAAGGAGTAGGGAAAGAAGGGGAAACCAAGGAGGACATCTGGATCGCAGTGGAGCCCAGCATAGACAGCTGGGCACTGGGCATCCTGATCTACTGCATGTTGACTGGGTGCTTCCCCTGGAACGAAAGCACTGCAGACGACCTCGACTACAAAAAGTTCAAAGAATGGTTTGACCAGGAGGCAGATAAAGAAGCACAAAAGAGTAACAACAGAGAGGTGGGGAGGAAGGAGACAGAGCACAGAGGGAACAGGGGTGGCACATTGTCCTTGGAAGTGAAGTCGAGGCACAGTGAGACAGGCGAGGGGTCGGGTGCCGATGCCGTGTCCCCTTACTTTTCTGTCTTCAGTCCACTGGCCCTCTCCCTTTTCAAGGAGCTGCTGAACCCAGATCCAGATGTCCGGGCCAGAGCTGAGGAGGTCCCCGGGTACCTGGGTATGCCCTGGTTGGTCAAGACggaaaaggaggagaagaggcgAGCGGAAGAGGCCGAGGCAGAGGCGAAGAGGGTGCGAGAGGCGGGGTGCATaggggagaagaaggagagggaggacAGAGGAGAGAGATAG